In Labrus bergylta chromosome 1, fLabBer1.1, whole genome shotgun sequence, one genomic interval encodes:
- the ptp4a1 gene encoding protein tyrosine phosphatase type IVA 1 gives MARMNRPAPVEITYKNMRFLITHNPTNATLNKFIEELKKYGVTTVVRVCEATYDATLVVKEGIQVLDWPFDDGAPPSNQIVDDWLNLLKLKFREEPGCCIAVHCVAGLGRAPVLVALALIECGMKYEDAVQFIRQKRRGAFNSKQLFYLEKYRPKMRLRFKDSNGHRNNCCIQ, from the exons ATGGCTCGTATGAACAGACCTGCCCCTGTGGAGATCACCTACAAAAACATGAGGTTCCTCATTACCCACAATCCCACCAACGCCACCCTGAACAAATTCATTGAG GAGCTGAAGAAATATGGAGTGACCACCGTCGTGAGAGTTTGCGAGGCCACCTATGATGCCACCCTGGTCGTGAAAGAGGGAATCCAAGTTCTG GATTGGCCGTTTGACGATGGAGCTCCTCCCTCCAACCAGATCGTGGACGATTGGTTGAACCTGCTGAAGCTGAAGTTCAGGGAGGAGCCCGGTTGCTGCATCGCCGTCCACTGTGTGGCAGGGCTGGGGAG AGCTCCTGTTCTGGTGGCACTGGCCTTGATAGAATGTGGGATGAAATATGAAGACGCTGTCCAGTTCATTCGACA GAAGCGTCGGGGAGCattcaacagcaagcagctgttcTACCTGGAGAAATATCGTCCAAAAATGCGCCTGCGCTTCAAAGATTCCAACGGCCATCGAAACAACTGCTGCATCCAGTAA